The following nucleotide sequence is from Flavobacterium sp. N1736.
TATATGGCAGGACAGCGTCCGATTTTCATCAACGGAGGAGAATTGCAAACGCTTACCAATACTGATATTGCAGCTTTATTCAGACTCGAAAACCTGCAGGGAATTACAGCAGCACAATATGCCAACGGATTACCGGAAGGCATGTACAGTTTTTGTTTTGAGATGTATGATTTTGTTACCAATCAAAGAATATCACAAAAAAGCTGTGCAAGTTTATACCTGATTTTAAACGATCCGCCTTTATTAAATACACCACAGAAAAATGAACAGATAGCGGCAAGCGAATTCCCGAATATTATGTTTACCTGGACGCCACGCCAGATAAACGCAACCAATATTTCGTATAAGTTCGAATTAAAACAGCTTATAGATCCAAGCTTAGATCCGCAATTTGCATTTCAGATGTCTCCCATTTTATATGAGGAAACGTTATTTGGAACAGCGCTGTTGTATAATTTAAATATGCCAATTTTAACGCCTGGTATGCGTTATGCATGGCGTATAAGGGCAATTTCGACAACGGGACTTTCAGAAAATGCAGTCTTTAAAAATGATGGGTATAGCGAAATATATTCCTTTAAATATACAGGTTCCTGCGCTGCACCAACTTTTCTGTTAAGTGAAGCCCAAGGAAATAAAAGTGTAAAAATAAGCTGGCAGGGATTACCGGAACACACACGTTATCAGGTACAATATAAAAAGCAGAATGTGCCTAATGCACAATGGTTCTCGACAAATAGTTTAAATACACAAAGTTTAATCACCAATTTAGAACCTGGTGTAACGTACCAATTTAGAGTTGGTTCAAGCTGTGATCCAGTAACAGATGGCGTTCAGTCCTTTACTTATTCAGGAATCAGTACTTTTACGACACCTATTGAATCTGGTGGGGTTTCGGCTTATAATTGCGGAATTATTCCAAAAATCAATATTCAGAATCAAAAACCGCTTACGAATTTAATTCAAAGCGAAACTTTTACGGCAGGAGATTTTCCGGTTACGGTTTTAGAATTGCAGGAACAGCATAGTCCGTATTCAGGAAGAGGTTATATCATTGTGCCTTATTTGGCTGATACTAAAATTGCCGTTGAATTCAACAATATCATAATTAATACAGATTATCAGTTGATTAGCGGTGTAGTAGAAACAAGTTACAATCCGGACTGGAAAAATGTTATCGATACGGAAGACTTTACTGGAGAAGGACAGGGTGGACAAATCGAAGAAAAGGTTCCGTTTGACATAAAAAATATTGTTGTCAATGCCAATGGCGATATTGTTGTAAATGGTAAAAATGGTGAACAGGTAACAATTCCCGGCGGAAAAGATACTGTAATTACCGATAGCAGCGGAAAAGTATATACGGTAGACAGCAAAGGAAACGGAAGTAACGAAGGAGCTGCGCCTGCTCCGGGAGGAAAACCAACACCCGAAAATACCGATGGCGTTGATAAAAGCGGTCAGGCGACGGCTTTTACTGCCAAAGGAGCTACGATTGTCTTTTCAGGAAACGGAAGCAAATATGCTTTTGATGTAATGCCAAGTAACGCAACAGCCACACTTCAAAAATTATATAAAAAAGTAGGTGATGCTGCATTGCCCTATAAAGCAGTTTTAAATGGGGATACAGATACAGTTGTAGCAACAGTAACGATTACCGATACGATTGTAAAACCCGAAAAGATTGTTTTTAAAACCCAAAATGGAGCAAATGTACCCTCTACCCGAAATGATAAAACATTCGTGCTTACTGTAAAAGGAAACCAGACTTATGCCGAAGAGCAAATATTGGCTACCATACAACAAGGCGATAAATGGAAAGTGATTGGTACTTTTATGCTGGTTCATATTTCTGCTAAAGAAGTAAATGTGGCGCTGGTACCCACAGACGCTACATCGCAAAACAAACTTGAAGAAGTTATTGCAAATACTCAGGCAATTTACAATAAAGCAGGGGTGAAAGTGAATTTCACCAAGCAGCCTATTTTAGATATCAGCAAAGTAATTTCAGGAAATACAATTCAGACAGAAAAAAATACGTTAACGTCAACTTACAGTACAGAGCAGCAAAGTATAAATAGTCTGTATCAAACTACGGAATCCAGCTACGTACTTTTTGTAACAGATAAAGTTTCAAGTACCGGACAACAGGGATACATGCGACTAAACGGGCAGTTTGGATATGTATTTAAATCAGGTTTAGCAAAAACTCCTGCGCACGAATTAGGTCATGGAATTTTTAAATTAGAACATCCTTTCGAACTCTATAAAACTCCGGAATCAAGTACTGATTTATTAATGGATAATAGTAGTACAGGAAATGTTTTAAATCATCAGGACTGGAAACAGATTAATGATCCGTTGTTTAAATTGTATGCGTTTCAGAGTCAGGCGAGTGGGGAGTTTGCGAATTACGTAGTAACTCCGGATTATAGAATTGTTAATATTACTGAATCAAATATTTTAGTTTCTGATAAAACTAATATTGAAATTCCTTCGGGAACTTGTCCTGGATTTGCAACTTATGATTACGACAAACAAAGTAAAGAATTTAAAAATATTAAATATTATTATTGGAATAATCAAGAAAAACTATATAAGGAGAAAAATACTAAAGAAGTAATAAATCCAGTTAGTGTTACACCCAAAAGTGGATCTTTAATAAGGTTATTTTATAATTATTCAGATTGTCCTGCTGGTGCAATAGATCTTAAATTTAGTGAAATTGCTAGTGAATATCAAACAGCTAATGGATTGCTTTCTATTATTAAAAAAAATCAAATCAATGCTAAAGTTTTAAATTGTGTAGATTTTAATTCTAATTCAACAGAAGATCCTAAAGAAAAAGGATGGGCTATTGCGGGGTCAAAAGCACCTTTAAATTGTACCGCAGATAATATTAGAGAATTATTGAAATTCGAATTAAGTGACATTAATGGTATAACTTCAAGTTTCACCTCAGAGCAAACTAATAAAGCTTTAGAACAAGTTTATAAAGATTGTCTTTTTGAAAACATAGACATTCAGCAAAGGATTGTCATTCTTGATAATTTAATTAATAAGGCAAAAGACGATGCTGATTGGGAGTTTAGTAAAACGTTCCTTTCTGTAGGGGATAATTTCTTTTTGGATAATTTGATTCTTACAACTCCGGAAAAAGATAGATTAAAACTATTGAAAGATGGTTTTATGAAGAATAATTCTCAATGGATAAAAAATATATTTGAAAAAAGTACAGGGGGTTCACTTACTAATAACGATGCAACAATGACAGAAATTGTACCGTTATTTAGAGGTCTTTCTGCTTGGGTTTCTAAATATTATAAAGATCTTGGAGTTAAGCCTACTATGGCTACAACAGTAGATATTGGACCTGATGGATTTAGTAGCTTTGATTATCCGGTTGCGAGTATTAATCCTGTTTATTTAGGGACTGTCGATGATGGTAGCGGACCTTTTGATTTTATAGATATTATAGAAAATATAAAATACAAACCTCAAATTTTAGGAAGTAGTTCTGTAAAGATTTATGATAGCAATTTAATAAGTTTCCAGCATAGCCTGCGTAAAGTGGTAGATGGACTTTATATAAGTTCGCCAGGAAATGAACCAAAAGATATTTACGAAAGGTATGAACTAAATGTAAACCCATTTGAACCTGTAATTATGATAGCTTCTCGAAACTATCTAAATTTAGGTATTGAGAAAGGAGTTGAATATACGGTACCAGCTTTTATGGCAGCAGCATATCAACAAGCTATCATAGACGATGATACAAATCAAAGTATTCGTTCATTAGGTAACGGAGTTGCGATGGGAGCAGCAGTAATTACGGCAACATTTACCGGAGGAACTTCTTATTTAGCATATCTAACTTATGCAGGTGGAGTTGTTGCTGTAGGCGACGAATTAATCAAAAATGATAGATTAAAACTAAATCAAGATTCTGCATTTAAAGAAAAGTATGAATCGTATTATGATGCCTGGGATGTTTTCTATAACTCAGTAATGATTGCAGATGGTGTTGCAAACGTATATAGTTTAGCTAACAACTTGAGAAAAGTAAATTTAGTACGCAGCACAAAAGCATTTTATTCAAAAATGAAATCTTTTGATTTCAACGGTGGGTTGATGAATGTTTGGAAAGGATTAAAAGGAGCAATAAATACTACCACTCTAGGCATAATTGCAGAAGCAAAAGGTAATATTCCAGAATTTTATCAAGCAATTTTAAAAGTAGGATATAAAACGGAAATTGTAGGAGATATTGTTAAAGTGTATACGAAAAGTGGAACAGATGTTTTAGCTGAAATATCTCAAAATAGTATTCGTTTTAAATATAATGGCTGGGGGAAAGATATTATTACAAATTCTGATATAACCACCACTTGTATTGCGAAGTTTGATGATTTATTAGATGGACCTGGATCTAAATGGATAAAATATGATTTACCTGAAGGTGCGTTTGGTCGAGGAAAAATAAATAAAGGAGGAATCAATATCTTAGATGTTGATGATATCACTTATTCAAAATTAGAAATTGAAGCATCTGATATATTAAAAAGTAAAGGAATTGGTAGC
It contains:
- a CDS encoding fibronectin type III domain-containing protein, whose product is MKNFFKHIILFIIVTFSGTAGVYAQLFPVQLTPVFNSPYSVKIADYATSIDTKMQLLINPTDISISQRQVRLKLYIQGNGLNIQSSDYMAGQRPIFINGGELQTLTNTDIAALFRLENLQGITAAQYANGLPEGMYSFCFEMYDFVTNQRISQKSCASLYLILNDPPLLNTPQKNEQIAASEFPNIMFTWTPRQINATNISYKFELKQLIDPSLDPQFAFQMSPILYEETLFGTALLYNLNMPILTPGMRYAWRIRAISTTGLSENAVFKNDGYSEIYSFKYTGSCAAPTFLLSEAQGNKSVKISWQGLPEHTRYQVQYKKQNVPNAQWFSTNSLNTQSLITNLEPGVTYQFRVGSSCDPVTDGVQSFTYSGISTFTTPIESGGVSAYNCGIIPKINIQNQKPLTNLIQSETFTAGDFPVTVLELQEQHSPYSGRGYIIVPYLADTKIAVEFNNIIINTDYQLISGVVETSYNPDWKNVIDTEDFTGEGQGGQIEEKVPFDIKNIVVNANGDIVVNGKNGEQVTIPGGKDTVITDSSGKVYTVDSKGNGSNEGAAPAPGGKPTPENTDGVDKSGQATAFTAKGATIVFSGNGSKYAFDVMPSNATATLQKLYKKVGDAALPYKAVLNGDTDTVVATVTITDTIVKPEKIVFKTQNGANVPSTRNDKTFVLTVKGNQTYAEEQILATIQQGDKWKVIGTFMLVHISAKEVNVALVPTDATSQNKLEEVIANTQAIYNKAGVKVNFTKQPILDISKVISGNTIQTEKNTLTSTYSTEQQSINSLYQTTESSYVLFVTDKVSSTGQQGYMRLNGQFGYVFKSGLAKTPAHELGHGIFKLEHPFELYKTPESSTDLLMDNSSTGNVLNHQDWKQINDPLFKLYAFQSQASGEFANYVVTPDYRIVNITESNILVSDKTNIEIPSGTCPGFATYDYDKQSKEFKNIKYYYWNNQEKLYKEKNTKEVINPVSVTPKSGSLIRLFYNYSDCPAGAIDLKFSEIASEYQTANGLLSIIKKNQINAKVLNCVDFNSNSTEDPKEKGWAIAGSKAPLNCTADNIRELLKFELSDINGITSSFTSEQTNKALEQVYKDCLFENIDIQQRIVILDNLINKAKDDADWEFSKTFLSVGDNFFLDNLILTTPEKDRLKLLKDGFMKNNSQWIKNIFEKSTGGSLTNNDATMTEIVPLFRGLSAWVSKYYKDLGVKPTMATTVDIGPDGFSSFDYPVASINPVYLGTVDDGSGPFDFIDIIENIKYKPQILGSSSVKIYDSNLISFQHSLRKVVDGLYISSPGNEPKDIYERYELNVNPFEPVIMIASRNYLNLGIEKGVEYTVPAFMAAAYQQAIIDDDTNQSIRSLGNGVAMGAAVITATFTGGTSYLAYLTYAGGVVAVGDELIKNDRLKLNQDSAFKEKYESYYDAWDVFYNSVMIADGVANVYSLANNLRKVNLVRSTKAFYSKMKSFDFNGGLMNVWKGLKGAINTTTLGIIAEAKGNIPEFYQAILKVGYKTEIVGDIVKVYTKSGTDVLAEISQNSIRFKYNGWGKDIITNSDITTTCIAKFDDLLDGPGSKWIKYDLPEGAFGRGKINKGGINILDVDDITYSKLEIEASDILKSKGIGSPTKSQIITEANEIFWNRYNLPFLEEAFSRGDDIRLLTEPQTLFSGSGFYQREIEVITIGWKKPDGTFIEPLKTKYNYKFNDVTKSYEKIK